TTTAGACTTATTCTACTACCAGTAAGTTTTGATATAACATGtaatttagtaaataattttaatataaattttagttctaattaaatttaaagtctcACATAAATTTGGATATATTCAACTGAATCTGTAcggaaaattatgttttatttagtatccaaaaattgtatatttttaaattgaacttGTTTGATTTTCTCCTCAAGTAAAGTGTGGTTGTTACTTTGTGTTATCATActcactagtgcagcgaggggcttttaccgcggttgattttcactatacgtcgcggttcatgaaccgcggcatattcagccgcgatagtaagtcagacactttatgccgcggttctaaccgcggtatataggctgaggaatatgccgcggttgtctagggaaccgctgcctaaattcatttttttttaaaaaaaaaattaaaaaaaaaataaaaaatgcactatatgccgcggttcaaccgcggcatataggccGACGAGTATGCCGCGGTTAGTGTCAAAACCGCGGCCATGTGTctcgtttttaaaaaaaaaaagaagcactatatgccgcggttgtggttagaaccgcgacatattcccctgcagttttttaaaattgcaggtctgtttttgtgatatccactaccacaaaaacagacctgcatataaaaacatttacagaaattcaatttcaacataacaaacacatgttcaaatgtatttcaacatcaaataaagtagagagtccaagaaaattctatctaatcaaatgcattgtttaaatctaaatctaagagctattgtataatctaactatatacttcgcagcagcgttcctaatgaatagtagtgacttctcaggaactggtgtagtagtcttgaatctctgcaaaagacaattcattttaattagtgtatatgaattcaacatttgttaaaaaatcaaaatttgttaaagttaaatattaccgtttcccagcttcttgtgatgtgagaacgaacaatatgggtcatccaatacattacatagtatccacactcatatgacccattttgtctgttacactacaatatatcatcacagttgataatagttagtgaataacatttgttataaaacaattataacaaagtatgactttagcatatgtcaaaccttgagagaaatccaagcaatctttctactcttaacaattgatctcccgtccatcatcatacttgctggaatagaactgtatataaaaaaatgttttagcattcagttatataacaaagaaagtccaaa
This Vigna angularis cultivar LongXiaoDou No.4 chromosome 4, ASM1680809v1, whole genome shotgun sequence DNA region includes the following protein-coding sequences:
- the LOC128196322 gene encoding uncharacterized protein LOC128196322 — its product is MSVQDNYALWFCSLHRPPPTQLRQAIDCSIPASMMMDGRSIVKSRKIAWISLKCNRQNGSYECGYYVMYWMTHIVRSHITRSWETRFKTTTPVPEKSLLFIRNAAAKYIVRLYNSS